The Bacteroidota bacterium genomic sequence GAGTGGACTCAATAATAAAAAAATAAATATCCGGTATTATTGAAATTAATTAAAACTTCATTATTCAAAATTCCTTGTTTCGCAACCGCTAAAGCTACAGCGAACGTGGTCAATATTCATTATTAAAAGGGGGTTCTATAAATACATTCGCCTGCCTATGTCGGCAGACAAGCATTAAGATTTCCAGAGTTTTTTATAGACAATGAAAAAAATTGAAACAAATCGGGATAATGTAAAAAGTTTTAAAGAAGTATATGATTCCGAAATTTCGGAATGAAAACCCTTTAGCGAATAGTGTTAATAAATAAATAATCAAAAACAAATTTAGAATAATACTTTTGTTTCCAAATAAAAAATATTTATTCATGAGTATTAGCGACAATTTCATTCCTATAAATGTTGAAAAAGAACTGAGTATAATCGGTTCAAACGATGATTCATGGTTAGGCAATATCGACATCTATGATAAAAGATTTCCTGACCTTAAAAATCGCAAAATTGCCATAATAGGAATTTCTGATGAAGAGTCAAACACAGCAAACAACAACATACGTAACTTCCTTTATTCATATACAAAAAAAGAATACGGAAAAGAAGTAGCGGATTTAGGTAATTTTATTTTTGACAAAAAAGAAAAAAGAATATATCAAAAACTTGCCTACACCTTAAGCGAAATAATTGAACAAGACGTTGTTCCCGTTTTACTCGGCTTTTCACAAGAAATATCCTTTTCACAATATTTAGCATTTGAATATTTAAAAAAAATAATAAATGTTACCTGCATAGATTCCTTAATTGATTTCAAAATTGACGATAAAAAAGAATTTGACAATCAATCATACCTTTATAAAATACTACTAAAAGACCCTTCATATTTGTTTAACATAAGCTATCTGGCATTCCAAACACAGCTTACGGATTCGGAAGTAATAAAACTTATGGAAGAGCATCATTTTGATTTACACCGTCTTGGAACGATTAGAGATAATATTAACGATATTGAACCTATTATTCGCACAGCAGATCTTTTAAGCTTTGATATTTCGGCAATTCGGCAAAGTGATGCCCCCGGAAATAATCATCCTTCACCCAATGGACTTTTTGCTGAAGAAGCTTGCAAAATATTAAGATATGCAGGTTTAAGTGATAATATTAGTTCAATTGGTATTTTTGAGTACAACCCTGAATTCGATAATAATAATCAAACATCAAGATTAATTGCCCAGATGATTTGGTATTTTGTAGATGGTTATTTACAGCGCGATAAT encodes the following:
- a CDS encoding formimidoylglutamase; amino-acid sequence: MSISDNFIPINVEKELSIIGSNDDSWLGNIDIYDKRFPDLKNRKIAIIGISDEESNTANNNIRNFLYSYTKKEYGKEVADLGNFIFDKKEKRIYQKLAYTLSEIIEQDVVPVLLGFSQEISFSQYLAFEYLKKIINVTCIDSLIDFKIDDKKEFDNQSYLYKILLKDPSYLFNISYLAFQTQLTDSEVIKLMEEHHFDLHRLGTIRDNINDIEPIIRTADLLSFDISAIRQSDAPGNNHPSPNGLFAEEACKILRYAGLSDNISSIGIFEYNPEFDNNNQTSRLIAQMIWYFVDGYLQRDNEINVKNNENFIKYITSDNNNSYQIIFYKSKKTNRWWMEIPGDKAKNYEDKQIIPCSYKDYIEATQGEIPERWLKALQKMD